Sequence from the Lentisphaerota bacterium genome:
GACGAGAGCCAGGCGCGGCGCAATGTCGGCATCCTCTTCGACGCCAACCGGCTCGACACCGAAACGGCGGGCGCGTTCGACAAGCTGGCGAAGATGCAGTTGAGCGACGGTCTGTGGCCGTGGTTCCCGGGGTTCCGGGGCGACCATTACATCACGCTCTACATCACGACCGGATTCGGCCGGATGCGCCACCTCGGCGCCGAGAACGTGGACCTCTCGCTGGCGATCAAGTCACTCGCCGCGCTCGACGCCTGGATGGACGACACCTATCGCTACATCCTCAAGCACGGCAACAAGGGGGTGAACAACCTGAGCCCCCCCATCGCCTTCTACCTCTACGGCCGCAGCTTTTTCCTCAAGGACAAGCCGATCGCCAAGGAGCATCAGGAAGCGCTCACTTACTGGCTCGGCCAGGGGAAGCAATACGGACTGGAACTCCGCTGGCGGCAGCCGCAGGCGCATCTGGCCATCGGGCTGAAACGCTTCGGCGACGCCGAGACCCCGCTGGCGATCCTGAAGTCCATCCGCGAATTCAGCGTCAGCAACGAAGAGATGGGGATGTTCTGGCGTGACACCGAGCTGAGCTGGTCGTGGTTCCGCGCGCCGATCGAAACGCAGGCGCTGATGATCGAGGCGTTTGACGAGGTTCTGGGCGACGCCCAGGCGGTTGAGGACTGCAAGGTGTGGCTGCTCAAGCAAAAGCAGACGCAGGACTGGAAGACGACCAAGGCCACGGCCGATGCGGTTTACGGGCTGCTGCTGCGCGGCAAGAACCTGCTGGCCAGCGACGCGCTGGTCGCGGTCAGCCTGGGCGGCGAGACGATCAAGCCCGAGCAGGTCGAAGCCGGCACCGGGTTCTACCAGCAGAAATTCGTGCGCGGCGAGATCAAGCCCGCCATGGGCAAGATCACCGTCACGAAGACCGATGACGGCGTGAGCTGGGGGAGCGTTCACTGGCAGTATCTCGAAGACATGACGAAGATCACGCCCTACGAAGGGACGCCGCTGAAGGTCAAGAAGACGCTCTACCGCAAGGAAACGACGGCAAAGGGGCCGGTGTTGGAACCGGTCAAAGGGGCGCTGGCGGTCGGCGACGAGCTGGTGTGCCGGATCGAAGTGCGGGTGGATCGCGACATGGAATACGTACACCTCAAGGATCAGCGCGGCAGCGGCACCGAGCCGGTGAACGTGCTGAGTCAGGCCAAGTACCAGGACGGCCTGATGTACTACGAGAGCACCCGTGACACGGCGAGCCACTTCTTCATCCACTACCTGCCCAAGGGCGTGTACGTCTTCGAGTACAGCGTGCGCGTGCAACTCAAGGGCACCTATCAGAGCGGCATCGCCAGCATCCAGTGCATGTACGCCCCCGAATTCAACAGCCACAGCGAGAGCTTCGAGATTGAGGTGAAGTGACCTTAAAATACAAGGAACGTGACCACGCCAAACTGCGCGAGGCGATGATTGCGTGGGTGCGCGAAACTGGAAACAACGTGCTGTTTTGTTCTGAAATGACCTATCTGGTTGATCGTATGGACGAACGGCTGATCGATCCATTGCCGGAAGATGTGAACCCCTTAACCGAAGAAACTTGAGCGAGAGAGAAACACGTATGGGCAAATCAGTGTCTTTTTTTGTGGCGGGTGTGACGACCGGTCTGCTGGTCGCTTGTTTGTTCGGCGCTTTTGTCATTCGTCCGAGAAAGGCGGGAGACGCATCTGCTGGCCCGGGAGGGCGCGGGATTGTGTTGAAGCTTGCCCATGGATTGGACGAGACCCATCCCGTCCACAAGGCCATGGAGGTCATGAGCAAGCGCCTTGAGGAGCTTTCAGGGGGCAAAGCCTCGATCGACATCTACTCCGGCGGCGTGCTCGGCAGCGAGGTCGATTGTCTCGAGCAAGTGCAGAAGGGAGAGCTCGCGATGACCAAAGTCTCGACGGCCGCGCTGGAGGCTTTTTTGCCGGAAATGAAGGTCTTCAGCGTTCCCTTCGCGTTTCGCGATGCGGACCATTTCTGGAACACGCTGCACAGCCCGATCGGCACGCGCATGCTCGGCTTGGGCGTCGAGCGCCAGTTCCGGGGCCTCTGCTATTACGACTCGGGCGACCGAAATTTCTACACGACTAAAAAGCCCATCCGCTCGGTTGCCGACGTAAGCGGCATGAAGGTGCGCGTGATGAACAGCCGCACGGCGATGGACATGGTCAAGGCCATGGGCGGCAGCCCGTGTCCGATCAGTTGGGGCGAACTCTACACGGCCTTGGCGCAGGGCACGGTGGACGCAGCCGAAAACAATCCCCCGTCTTTCATCACCAGCCGCCACTACGAGGTGTGCAAGTACTTCATCCTCTCCGGCCACCAGCGTATCCCGGACATGGTGATCATCAGCACCAAGGTATGGGACCAGCTTCCGCTCGACATCAGAACCGCGCTCCAGCAGGCGGCGGACGAGTCTGCGGTCTTCCAGCGCCAACTCTGGAAAGAAACGACCGACGCCTGCATGCTGACGGCGAAGCAGAATGGCGTCGAGATCATCACGCCGGATCTGGAGAGTTTCCGCAAGGCCTGCGCGCCGATCACGGAGGGCAAGGATTATCTGGTGATCCAAAAAGTGCTCTCCGAGATTCGGGAGGTGAAGTGATGGGTGCGTGGCAAAGTTTTCGGACAGGGCTCATACGGGCTCTGGAGAAGCTGGTGATCGTGATGGTGGCCGTGTTGACGCTGACGGTGCTCTGGGGCGTGTTTTCCCGCTTCGTGTTGGGAAAACAGGCCGCCTACACGGATGAGCTGGCCCGTGTGCTGTTGGTCTGGATTTCAATGATTGGCGCCGCGCTGGCTTTCGGCGAGAACGCGCATCTCGGGGTGGACTATTTCGTGAACAAGTTGCATCCCGAGGCACGCAAGACCCTCAGCATGATCGTGCAACTGGTCATCATGGTGCTGGCGATTCTCGTCTTTATCGTTGGCGGCTGGGGCCTGGCCATGGGCCAGCTGGGGCAGCAGTTGCCAACGATGCCGTGGATGTCGCGCGGCATGGTCTACGTTGCGATCCCGATCAGCGGCGTGTTCATGCTGTTGTTCGCGATTGAAAACCTGATTGAGATCGTCAAAACGCCCGCCGACCAGATCGGTGCGCAAACCCAAGCGGAAGGCTAATCCCATGCTCGGCATTATACTGGTGTTGGCGCTTTCTTTTTTTGTGCTGTTGCTGATGAACGCGCCTGTCGCCGTCGCGATCGCGTGCTCCTCGCTTCTGGCGATTCTTGCCAACGGCGGCGACCCGGGCTACACGGTGGCTCAGCGCATGGCGAACGGGGTGGATAGTTTTCCGCTGTTGGCAATTCCGTTTTTCGTATTCTCCGGCTACCTCATGGGGCGCGGCGGGCTGGCGCGGCGACTGATCGATTTGGCGGCCTTATTTGTGGGGCGATTGCCGGGCGGACTCGGGTATGTCAACACGCTGACGTGCATGCTCTTTGGCTCGATTTCCGGGTCAGCGGCGGCGGCCGTCTCGTCAATCGGCGGCTTCATGATCCCCGAGATGAATAGGAAAGGCTACAACCGCGAGTTCAACGTGGCGGTGACGGCGACAGCCGCGACGACCGGCCTGCTGATTCCGCCCTCCAACGCCATGATCGTGTATTCGGTGGCGGCCGGTTCGGTTTCGATTGCGGCGATGTTCATGGCCGGCATTCTGCCGGGCATTCTGGTGGGTCTTTGCCTCATGGTGGCCTCGGGCATTATCTCGGTTCGCAACGGGTACGGCAGAGCGACCGCAGGCGCGGGTGCCGGGGCGCGCGTCCATCCGTTGCGGGTCTGCTGGCGCGCCCTGCCCAGCCTGCTGCTGGTGATCATCATTATCGGCGGCATTCTCAAAGGGGTATTCACGGCGACGGAGGCGGCGGCAATTTCCGTGGCCTACGCCTTTCTGCTGTCCGTGGTTTTCTACCGCGAGATCCCGTGGAAGGATCTTCCGGGAATTTGTCTAAAGACCGGCATGACGACGGCTGTGGTCATGCTCTTGATCGGGGCGTCGAGTTCCATGTCGTGGATCATGACGATGGCCAACATCCCGCAGACGGTGTCCGCCGGGCTGATGGGGCTTTCCGAGAACCCGTACATGATTCTGCTGACGATCAACGCCATGTTGCTGGTGGTCGGGATGTTCATGGACATGACGCCCGCGCTCCTGATCTTCACGCCGATCTTGCTGCCCGTGGTGCGCCAGATGGGGCTGTCGGACATCCATTTCGGCATCATCATCATCGCGAACCTCTGCATCGGACTGTGCACGCCGCCGGTGGGAACCTGTCTGTTTATCGGTTGCGGCGTCGGCAAAACGACCCTTGCGAAGGTGACGGTGAAGGCGCTGCCGTTCTTCCTCGCGATGATCGCGGCGCTGATGCTGATCACCTACGTGCCGTGGATTTCGCTGGCGATTCCCCGGATGTGCGGCCTGCTGAAGTAGCGCGCGGACTTGTCTACGGATGGCTTCCCAATCCTTACAGCCTGACGGTCTTCTTTAGGCTGACCCCTCGCGATGGGGCAGATGTGTCTCTTCACGTGAACACGGGAACCGGTTACTTGACATTCACCCCCGTCTCTGGCACATTCCACACCATGAATGGGAGGCTCCAGAGGGGGCCCTGCCTGCTTTCGGCCGGTGTGGGCCGGGGCCGACCGGAACCAGCCGAAAAGCGATTTCTTATCAATCACTGACCTTCTCCCCGCCGCCCAAACCAACGTGCCTACGGAAAACACCAACAGCATTTTCAACACCGGACCGGCATCGCGCGGAACGCTGTTGCGCTTCCTACTCGCGTTTGTCTGGAAATATCGCCAGGGCAGTGCGCGCGTGCTGTGCCTGCAGCTTTGCCTCCTGGCCATGGGCCTTCTCGGGCTCAGCCTGATGGGCACAGGCGTAGACTACATACGGTTCACGGCCGCGAGACAGAAATTCAGATTAGTGGCAGAGGAGAGAGGAAAGACTCCTCCCGACAGTGCGCGACAAACGCAAGAGGGCCGGAAGGGACGGGATGGACAAGAAGAACGTGATTGGCCTGCCGATTCCTCAAGTCCCTCAGGTCTTTCCGCTTCGCCAGCCTCCCCAAAGCCTCCCCACTGGCCTTTCGGCGTCCAACCGCCGCGAGACGCCGAGCCCATGCGCGTGCTGCTTGTGCTGGCCTGCGGCATCCTCGTGTTTGCGATGCTGCGGGGCGGACTCAATTTTCTATACACGGTAGAGGCCAACAAACTGGTGCAACAGCAGATCGTCGTGGACCTACGGGCTCAAGTCTACGACAAAATGCAGCGCCTCAGCTTTCGGTTCTTTGACGCCAACGCCAGCGCCTCGATCATCAACCGCGTCCTCGGGGATGTGCAAGCGGTCCGCCTGTTTGTGGACGGCGTGGCGCTGCCGTGCGTGGTGCTGGTGCTGTCGCTGCTGGTCTACCTGGTCTACATGCTGCAGATTCATGTCGGCCTGACACTGGCCTGTCTGGGCACCACACCGCTGCTCTGGTATGCCATGTGCCGATTCTCGAAGTTGCAGCAGCCGCGCTACCGGCGCGTGCGCGACTTGGCGGACCGGGTGGTGCTGGTGCTGGACGAATATTTACACGGTGCGGCAATCGTGAAAGGCTTTGGCCTTGAAGCGAAGGAGATCGCCAAATTTTCCGTTGCGAACCGCGCCGTGCGCGACGAACAGCTCAGCATTTTTGTGACTCAGTGCTGGTTTCATCCGCTGATCGGCTTTCTTTCACAGATCAACATGGCCGTGCTGCTTGTTTACGGCGGTTGGTTGGTGATCGGTTACGAACGCGCGCCCGACGCTGCGGCCGCCATGCAGACCGGTATATCCATCGGTCAGTTGCTGGTATTTTTCGGGTTGCAGCAGCAGTTCTCGGGACAGGTAGCGAACATCGGCAACATTGCCAACAGCATTCAGCAAAGCCTGATTGCCGCCCGGCGCGTGCACGAGGTCCTCACGGCGCCACTGGACATCCAGAGCCATCCAGACGCGCGGCGCTTGCCGCAACCGCGCGGTGCCGTGACGTTCGAAAACGTGGTCTTTGGCTACGACCCTCAAGAACCGGTGCTCCGCGACATCACGCTCGATGTGCTACCCGGTGAATGCATCGCCGTTCTTGGCGCCACCGGGTCAGGTAAAAGCGCGCTGATGAGTCTCATCCCGCGCTTCTATGATCCGCTTTCCGGACGCGTGCTGGTGGACGGCGTGGATGTGCGCGACCTCGACCTGGACGATCTGCGCCGCAGCATCGGCATTGTGTTTCAGGAAAGCTTTCTGTTCAGCACCACGATTGCAGCCAATATCGCCTTTGGCCGGCCGGATGCCAGCCGTGCGCAGATCGAACGGGCCGCCCGCGTCGCGGCGGCGCACGACTTCATCCAGCAGTTGCCACAGGGGTACGATACCATCCTCCACGAGGGCGGCGCCAACCTCTCCGGCGGCCAGCGTCAGCGCATCGCCATCGCGCGCGCCATCCTGCGCGAGCCCGCCATCCTGCTGCTGGACGACCCCACGGCCGCCATTGACGCCCACACGGAACGCGATATTCTGCTGGCCATGGAAGGCGCCATGCAAGGGCGCACAACCTTTGTCGTGGCGCACCGCCTCAGCACGCTGCACCGCGCCAACCGTGTGCTTGTCCTGGAGCATGGCCGTATCGCGGAGCTTGGCACGCATGCCGAGCTGATGGAGCGCGATGGCTTGTACCGCGAAGTGGTGGCCATTCAAATTAGCGACCTGTCGGGGGGCGCCGCATGAGCACGCCCCGCAAAATCCGCCAGGACCGGTCGGCGCTGACCGTGGTTCAGCACAAACAACGCGAGTCGGAACGTCGGCCTCTTGATTTCGACCTCATCCGGCGTTTGTTCCGGTTCTCCGAGCCATACCGTAAAACCCGCACGCTATTATTGGTGCTGGTGTTGACCCGCACCGTGCAACTACCGCTTCTGGCGTGGGCCATTGGCGCCGTGCTGAGCGGTCCGGTCAGCCGACTCGACCTGCGCGGCATTATCCTCGGCACGCTCGGCTATCTGCTGCTGGCGATCATGACCCAGGGTACCTTCATTTTTCGCTCCTTGTTTGCCCTGCGCATGGGCGAACACGTTTTGCACGATTTGCGGCGCGACATGTTCGGGCATCTCCAGCGGCAACCGATCCAGTTCTTTGTGGACACCCCCATCGGCCGCATGATCAGCCGCTTCACCAATGATGCGGAAGGCGTCCGCGCAGGCGTGCAGGATGTGCTTTTTGTCACGCTGGTCCAGACCGGCCAGATGCTGATCGCTGCGGCGGTGATGTGCTATTACGATTGGGCGCTTTTTATGATGCTGCTGGCGCTGGGGCCTTTCTTGTTCGGCATGAATTACTACTTCCGCCGCCGCCTGAGCCGTATTCACCGCACGCTGCAGGAGAGCTTCAGCCGCGTGACCGCCACGCTCGCGGAATCGGTCAGCGGCATCCGCGTCACACAGGGATTCTCGCGTGAACGCCGGAACGCCGACCTGTTCAGCGAACTGGTCGCCGATCATGCCACCTTCAACCAGGACCTGGCCCGCGCCTCGGGTGTCTTCCTGCCGCTACTGGAGATCAACAACCAGCTTTTTCTTGCGGGGCTGCTGCTCGTTGGCGGCTGGCGCGTGCTGCACGGCAGCACAGGCGTGGAAAACCTCTACCAGTTTGTAATGATGAGCGGGGCTTTCTTCCAGCCCATGGTCAGCATCGGCAACATATACAACCAGGCGCTGGCATCCATGGCCGGCGCCGAGCGTGTGTTTCAATTCCTCGACACGCCGCCCGCATGGCAGGATCGGCCTGAAGCGCGGCCGCACACGCTGCAGGGGCGTGTCGAGTTCCGTCATGTGCATTTTGCCTACCGGCCTGAGACGCCGGTGCTGCATGACATTTCTTTTACGGCCGAGCCAGGCCAAACTATTGCGCTGATCGGCCATTCCGGCAGTGGCAAGACCACCATCGCCAATCTGATCGCCAAATTCTACCTTCCAACCCGGGGCGAA
This genomic interval carries:
- a CDS encoding TRAP transporter substrate-binding protein gives rise to the protein MGKSVSFFVAGVTTGLLVACLFGAFVIRPRKAGDASAGPGGRGIVLKLAHGLDETHPVHKAMEVMSKRLEELSGGKASIDIYSGGVLGSEVDCLEQVQKGELAMTKVSTAALEAFLPEMKVFSVPFAFRDADHFWNTLHSPIGTRMLGLGVERQFRGLCYYDSGDRNFYTTKKPIRSVADVSGMKVRVMNSRTAMDMVKAMGGSPCPISWGELYTALAQGTVDAAENNPPSFITSRHYEVCKYFILSGHQRIPDMVIISTKVWDQLPLDIRTALQQAADESAVFQRQLWKETTDACMLTAKQNGVEIITPDLESFRKACAPITEGKDYLVIQKVLSEIREVK
- a CDS encoding TRAP transporter small permease, encoding MGAWQSFRTGLIRALEKLVIVMVAVLTLTVLWGVFSRFVLGKQAAYTDELARVLLVWISMIGAALAFGENAHLGVDYFVNKLHPEARKTLSMIVQLVIMVLAILVFIVGGWGLAMGQLGQQLPTMPWMSRGMVYVAIPISGVFMLLFAIENLIEIVKTPADQIGAQTQAEG
- a CDS encoding ABC transporter ATP-binding protein, with amino-acid sequence MSTPRKIRQDRSALTVVQHKQRESERRPLDFDLIRRLFRFSEPYRKTRTLLLVLVLTRTVQLPLLAWAIGAVLSGPVSRLDLRGIILGTLGYLLLAIMTQGTFIFRSLFALRMGEHVLHDLRRDMFGHLQRQPIQFFVDTPIGRMISRFTNDAEGVRAGVQDVLFVTLVQTGQMLIAAAVMCYYDWALFMMLLALGPFLFGMNYYFRRRLSRIHRTLQESFSRVTATLAESVSGIRVTQGFSRERRNADLFSELVADHATFNQDLARASGVFLPLLEINNQLFLAGLLLVGGWRVLHGSTGVENLYQFVMMSGAFFQPMVSIGNIYNQALASMAGAERVFQFLDTPPAWQDRPEARPHTLQGRVEFRHVHFAYRPETPVLHDISFTAEPGQTIALIGHSGSGKTTIANLIAKFYLPTRGELLLDGQEIRLVQSDSLHQQISMVLQQNFLFSGTVIENIRLGRPAATDHDVREALQRLDCFDALDSLPEGLQTVVGERGAGISLGQRQVICFARAMLANPRILILDEATSSIDTITELRIQHALEVLLAGRTSFVVAHRLSTIRHADLLLVLDRGRIIERGTHTELLAVGGAYASLYRQFVRAGQIRE
- a CDS encoding TRAP transporter large permease, whose amino-acid sequence is MLGIILVLALSFFVLLLMNAPVAVAIACSSLLAILANGGDPGYTVAQRMANGVDSFPLLAIPFFVFSGYLMGRGGLARRLIDLAALFVGRLPGGLGYVNTLTCMLFGSISGSAAAAVSSIGGFMIPEMNRKGYNREFNVAVTATAATTGLLIPPSNAMIVYSVAAGSVSIAAMFMAGILPGILVGLCLMVASGIISVRNGYGRATAGAGAGARVHPLRVCWRALPSLLLVIIIIGGILKGVFTATEAAAISVAYAFLLSVVFYREIPWKDLPGICLKTGMTTAVVMLLIGASSSMSWIMTMANIPQTVSAGLMGLSENPYMILLTINAMLLVVGMFMDMTPALLIFTPILLPVVRQMGLSDIHFGIIIIANLCIGLCTPPVGTCLFIGCGVGKTTLAKVTVKALPFFLAMIAALMLITYVPWISLAIPRMCGLLK
- a CDS encoding ABC transporter ATP-binding protein; its protein translation is MGTGVDYIRFTAARQKFRLVAEERGKTPPDSARQTQEGRKGRDGQEERDWPADSSSPSGLSASPASPKPPHWPFGVQPPRDAEPMRVLLVLACGILVFAMLRGGLNFLYTVEANKLVQQQIVVDLRAQVYDKMQRLSFRFFDANASASIINRVLGDVQAVRLFVDGVALPCVVLVLSLLVYLVYMLQIHVGLTLACLGTTPLLWYAMCRFSKLQQPRYRRVRDLADRVVLVLDEYLHGAAIVKGFGLEAKEIAKFSVANRAVRDEQLSIFVTQCWFHPLIGFLSQINMAVLLVYGGWLVIGYERAPDAAAAMQTGISIGQLLVFFGLQQQFSGQVANIGNIANSIQQSLIAARRVHEVLTAPLDIQSHPDARRLPQPRGAVTFENVVFGYDPQEPVLRDITLDVLPGECIAVLGATGSGKSALMSLIPRFYDPLSGRVLVDGVDVRDLDLDDLRRSIGIVFQESFLFSTTIAANIAFGRPDASRAQIERAARVAAAHDFIQQLPQGYDTILHEGGANLSGGQRQRIAIARAILREPAILLLDDPTAAIDAHTERDILLAMEGAMQGRTTFVVAHRLSTLHRANRVLVLEHGRIAELGTHAELMERDGLYREVVAIQISDLSGGAA